Proteins encoded within one genomic window of Corvus hawaiiensis isolate bCorHaw1 chromosome 9, bCorHaw1.pri.cur, whole genome shotgun sequence:
- the SRSF11 gene encoding serine/arginine-rich splicing factor 11 isoform X2, producing MLNINSHQALYFSQHKYFQQTQVVYQGDFAGCICVFGASGLGCTLMPGCFPAGVIPDETKALSLLAPANAVAGLLPGGGLLPTPNPLSQIGAVPLAALGAPALDPALAALGLPGANLNSQSLAADQLLKLMSTVDPKLNHVAAGLVSPSLKSDTSSKEIEEAMKRVREAQSLISAAIEPDKKDEKRRHSRSRSRSRRRRTPSSSRHRRSRSRSRRRSHSKSRSRRRSKSPRRRRSHSRERSRRSRSTSKTRDKKKEEKEKKRSKTPPKSYSTTRRSRSTSRERRRRRSRSGTRSPKKPRSPKRKMSRSPSPRRHKKEKKKDKDKERSRDERERSTSKKKKSKDKEKDRDRKSESDKDVKQVTRDYDEEEQGYDSEKEKKEEKKVADAPSPKGKEPGAEKGSGDPGRESKVNGDDHHEEDMDMSD from the exons ATGCTAAATATTAATAGCCATCAAGCTTTGTATTTTAGCCAGCATAAGTACTTTCAACAAACTCAGGTGGTGTATCAGGGAGACTTTGCTGGGTGTATTTGTGTATTTGGtgcctctgggctgggatgcaCTCTAATGCCAGGCTGTTTCCCTGCAGGAGTCATTCCTGATGAGACTAAGGCTTTGTCTCTCTTGGCACCAGCTAATGCCGTGGCAGGGCTGCTGCCCGGGGGTGGCCTGCTGCCCACTCCCAACCCTCTCTCTCAG ATTGGTGCTGTCCCTTTAGCTGCTTTAGGAGCTCCTGCTCTCGACCCTGCCCTTGCTGCTCTTGGGCTTCCTGGAGCAAACCTGAACTCCCAG TCTCTCGCAGCAGATCAGCTCCTAAAACTGATGAGCACAGTGGATCCAAA GTTGAACCATGTGGCTGCAGGTCTTGTGTCCCCCAGTCTGAAATCAGATACCTCCAGTAAAGAAATAGAAGAGGCCATGAAGAGAGTCCGAGAAGCACAGTCCTTAATTTCTGCTGCTATAGAGCCAG acaaaaaagatgaaaaacgAAGACATTCAAGGTCGAGGTCGCGctcgaggaggaggaggacaccTTCCTCATCCAGACACAG ACGCTCCAGGAGCAGATCAAGGAGAAGGTCCCATTCCAAATCCAGAAGCAGGAGACGATCCAAAAGTCCGAGGAGAAGGAGATCTCATTCcagagagaggagcaggaggtctCGGAGCACATCCAAAACCAG GGataagaagaaggaagagaaagaaaagaaacgtTCTAAAACTCCCCCCAAAAGCTACAGCACAACCAGAAGATCCAGAAGCACAAGCAG AGAACGGCGGCGCAGGCGGAGCCGGAGCGGGACACGGTCCCCGAAAAAGCCCAGGTCTCCCAAACGGAAAATGTCCCGGTCCCCGTCACCCAGAAG gcataaaaaggaaaagaagaaggatAAAGAcaaggagaggagcagagacGAGAGGGAGCGGTCAACgagcaagaaaaagaagagcaaagacAAGGAGAAGGATCGAGACCGGAAATCCGAGAGTGACAAGGATGTGAAA CAGGTCACAAGGGACTACGATGAGGAGGAACAGGGCTACGACAgcgagaaggagaagaaggaggagaagaaggtgGCGGATGCTCCCTCTCCCAAAGGGAAGGAGCCCGGAGCCGAGAAGGGCAGTGGGGATCCCGGCAGGGAATCCAAGGTGAATGGGGACGACCACCACGAGGAGGACATGGACATGAGCGACTga
- the SRSF11 gene encoding serine/arginine-rich splicing factor 11 isoform X1: MASSSGTDVIQVTNVSPSASSEQMRTLFGFLGKIEELRLFPPDDSPLPVSSRVCFVKFHDPDSAVVAQHLTNTVFVDRALIVVPYAEGVIPDETKALSLLAPANAVAGLLPGGGLLPTPNPLSQIGAVPLAALGAPALDPALAALGLPGANLNSQSLAADQLLKLMSTVDPKLNHVAAGLVSPSLKSDTSSKEIEEAMKRVREAQSLISAAIEPDKKDEKRRHSRSRSRSRRRRTPSSSRHRRSRSRSRRRSHSKSRSRRRSKSPRRRRSHSRERSRRSRSTSKTRDKKKEEKEKKRSKTPPKSYSTTRRSRSTSRERRRRRSRSGTRSPKKPRSPKRKMSRSPSPRRHKKEKKKDKDKERSRDERERSTSKKKKSKDKEKDRDRKSESDKDVKVTRDYDEEEQGYDSEKEKKEEKKVADAPSPKGKEPGAEKGSGDPGRESKVNGDDHHEEDMDMSD, from the exons ATGGCCTCCAGCAGCGGCACCGACGTGATCCAGGTCACCAACGTCTCGCCCAGCGCCAGCTCGGAGCAGATGCGGACCCTCTTCGGCTTCCTGGGCAAGATCGAGGAGCTGCGCCTCTTCCCCCCCGA TGACTCCCCCTTGCCGGTGTCGTCGCGCGTGTGCTTTGTAAAGTTCCACGACCCCGACTCGGCCGTGGTGGCCCAGCACCTGACAAACACTGTGTTCGTTGACAGAGCCCTCATAGTCGTTCCCTATGCTGAAG GAGTCATTCCTGATGAGACTAAGGCTTTGTCTCTCTTGGCACCAGCTAATGCCGTGGCAGGGCTGCTGCCCGGGGGTGGCCTGCTGCCCACTCCCAACCCTCTCTCTCAG ATTGGTGCTGTCCCTTTAGCTGCTTTAGGAGCTCCTGCTCTCGACCCTGCCCTTGCTGCTCTTGGGCTTCCTGGAGCAAACCTGAACTCCCAG TCTCTCGCAGCAGATCAGCTCCTAAAACTGATGAGCACAGTGGATCCAAA GTTGAACCATGTGGCTGCAGGTCTTGTGTCCCCCAGTCTGAAATCAGATACCTCCAGTAAAGAAATAGAAGAGGCCATGAAGAGAGTCCGAGAAGCACAGTCCTTAATTTCTGCTGCTATAGAGCCAG acaaaaaagatgaaaaacgAAGACATTCAAGGTCGAGGTCGCGctcgaggaggaggaggacaccTTCCTCATCCAGACACAG ACGCTCCAGGAGCAGATCAAGGAGAAGGTCCCATTCCAAATCCAGAAGCAGGAGACGATCCAAAAGTCCGAGGAGAAGGAGATCTCATTCcagagagaggagcaggaggtctCGGAGCACATCCAAAACCAG GGataagaagaaggaagagaaagaaaagaaacgtTCTAAAACTCCCCCCAAAAGCTACAGCACAACCAGAAGATCCAGAAGCACAAGCAG AGAACGGCGGCGCAGGCGGAGCCGGAGCGGGACACGGTCCCCGAAAAAGCCCAGGTCTCCCAAACGGAAAATGTCCCGGTCCCCGTCACCCAGAAG gcataaaaaggaaaagaagaaggatAAAGAcaaggagaggagcagagacGAGAGGGAGCGGTCAACgagcaagaaaaagaagagcaaagacAAGGAGAAGGATCGAGACCGGAAATCCGAGAGTGACAAGGATGTGAAA GTCACAAGGGACTACGATGAGGAGGAACAGGGCTACGACAgcgagaaggagaagaaggaggagaagaaggtgGCGGATGCTCCCTCTCCCAAAGGGAAGGAGCCCGGAGCCGAGAAGGGCAGTGGGGATCCCGGCAGGGAATCCAAGGTGAATGGGGACGACCACCACGAGGAGGACATGGACATGAGCGACTga
- the SRSF11 gene encoding serine/arginine-rich splicing factor 11 isoform X3, producing MASSSGTDVIQVTNVSPSASSEQMRTLFGFLGKIEELRLFPPDDSPLPVSSRVCFVKFHDPDSAVVAQHLTNTVFVDRALIVVPYAEGVIPDETKALSLLAPANAVAGLLPGGGLLPTPNPLSQIGAVPLAALGAPALDPALAALGLPGANLNSQSLAADQLLKLMSTVDPKLNHVAAGLVSPSLKSDTSSKEIEEAMKRVREAQSLISAAIEPDKKDEKRRHSRSRSRSRRRRTPSSSRHRRSRSRSRRRSHSKSRSRRRSKSPRRRRSHSRERSRRSRSTSKTRDKKKEEKEKKRSKTPPKSYSTTRRSRSTSRERRRRRSRSGTRSPKKPRSPKRKMSRSPSPRRHKKEKKKDKDKERSRDERERSTSKKKKSKDKEKDRDRKSESDKDVKQVTRDYDEEEQGYDSEKEKKEEKKVADAPSPKGKEPGAEKGSGDPGRESKVNGDDHHEEDMDMSD from the exons ATGGCCTCCAGCAGCGGCACCGACGTGATCCAGGTCACCAACGTCTCGCCCAGCGCCAGCTCGGAGCAGATGCGGACCCTCTTCGGCTTCCTGGGCAAGATCGAGGAGCTGCGCCTCTTCCCCCCCGA TGACTCCCCCTTGCCGGTGTCGTCGCGCGTGTGCTTTGTAAAGTTCCACGACCCCGACTCGGCCGTGGTGGCCCAGCACCTGACAAACACTGTGTTCGTTGACAGAGCCCTCATAGTCGTTCCCTATGCTGAAG GAGTCATTCCTGATGAGACTAAGGCTTTGTCTCTCTTGGCACCAGCTAATGCCGTGGCAGGGCTGCTGCCCGGGGGTGGCCTGCTGCCCACTCCCAACCCTCTCTCTCAG ATTGGTGCTGTCCCTTTAGCTGCTTTAGGAGCTCCTGCTCTCGACCCTGCCCTTGCTGCTCTTGGGCTTCCTGGAGCAAACCTGAACTCCCAG TCTCTCGCAGCAGATCAGCTCCTAAAACTGATGAGCACAGTGGATCCAAA GTTGAACCATGTGGCTGCAGGTCTTGTGTCCCCCAGTCTGAAATCAGATACCTCCAGTAAAGAAATAGAAGAGGCCATGAAGAGAGTCCGAGAAGCACAGTCCTTAATTTCTGCTGCTATAGAGCCAG acaaaaaagatgaaaaacgAAGACATTCAAGGTCGAGGTCGCGctcgaggaggaggaggacaccTTCCTCATCCAGACACAG ACGCTCCAGGAGCAGATCAAGGAGAAGGTCCCATTCCAAATCCAGAAGCAGGAGACGATCCAAAAGTCCGAGGAGAAGGAGATCTCATTCcagagagaggagcaggaggtctCGGAGCACATCCAAAACCAG GGataagaagaaggaagagaaagaaaagaaacgtTCTAAAACTCCCCCCAAAAGCTACAGCACAACCAGAAGATCCAGAAGCACAAGCAG AGAACGGCGGCGCAGGCGGAGCCGGAGCGGGACACGGTCCCCGAAAAAGCCCAGGTCTCCCAAACGGAAAATGTCCCGGTCCCCGTCACCCAGAAG gcataaaaaggaaaagaagaaggatAAAGAcaaggagaggagcagagacGAGAGGGAGCGGTCAACgagcaagaaaaagaagagcaaagacAAGGAGAAGGATCGAGACCGGAAATCCGAGAGTGACAAGGATGTGAAA CAGGTCACAAGGGACTACGATGAGGAGGAACAGGGCTACGACAgcgagaaggagaagaaggaggagaagaaggtgGCGGATGCTCCCTCTCCCAAAGGGAAGGAGCCCGGAGCCGAGAAGGGCAGTGGGGATCCCGGCAGGGAATCCAAGGTGAATGGGGACGACCACCACGAGGAGGACATGGACATGAGCGACTga